A single genomic interval of Pyruvatibacter sp. HU-CL02332 harbors:
- the galE gene encoding UDP-glucose 4-epimerase GalE produces the protein MTVLVTGGAGYIGSHTVLALIDRGEDVMVLDNFSTGFPSVIPEGVTLVEGDVGDRALLDQVMSQTKLDAVIHFAGSIVVPDSVSDPLGYYHNNTVNSRELIAACVAHKVPRFIFSSTAAVYGTPETVPVKETMLLEPISPYGASKLMTEWMLRDTAFAHDFDYVALRYFNVAGADPKGRAGQSTARATHLIKVAVEAVTGARDHVSVFGDDFDTPDGTGVRDYIHVTDLASAHLAALDHLREGNEGGAFNCGYGRGASVLEVLETVQKVSGRAIDIRHGPRRAGDPAALVSDASKLRETLNWTPQLDDLSVIVEHALRWEERLRQQPPA, from the coding sequence ATGACGGTTTTGGTGACAGGCGGGGCAGGGTATATCGGCAGCCATACGGTGCTGGCGCTGATTGACCGTGGAGAGGACGTAATGGTCCTCGACAATTTCTCGACGGGCTTTCCCTCTGTCATTCCTGAAGGCGTCACGCTGGTTGAGGGCGATGTGGGTGATCGGGCGCTGCTCGATCAGGTCATGAGCCAGACCAAGCTGGACGCGGTCATTCACTTTGCCGGATCCATTGTGGTGCCGGATTCTGTGTCAGACCCGCTGGGCTACTATCACAACAACACGGTCAATTCCCGCGAGCTGATTGCGGCCTGTGTGGCCCACAAAGTGCCTCGGTTCATCTTCTCTTCCACGGCGGCCGTTTACGGCACACCGGAAACGGTGCCGGTCAAAGAGACCATGTTGCTGGAGCCCATTTCTCCCTATGGGGCCTCAAAGCTGATGACCGAATGGATGTTGCGGGATACAGCGTTTGCACACGACTTTGACTATGTGGCGTTGCGCTACTTCAATGTCGCCGGTGCCGACCCCAAGGGGCGTGCGGGGCAATCAACGGCGCGCGCGACCCATCTCATCAAGGTGGCTGTGGAAGCTGTGACCGGTGCACGAGATCACGTATCGGTCTTTGGCGATGATTTTGATACGCCGGATGGCACAGGTGTGCGTGACTATATTCATGTGACTGATCTGGCATCTGCGCATCTGGCAGCACTTGATCATCTGCGTGAGGGGAATGAAGGCGGTGCCTTCAACTGTGGGTATGGTCGTGGCGCATCGGTTCTTGAGGTGCTCGAGACGGTCCAGAAGGTATCGGGGCGGGCCATTGATATTCGCCATGGGCCGCGGCGGGCCGGTGATCCGGCAGCGCTGGTGTCCGATGCCAGTAAATTGCGCGAAACACTGAACTGGACACCGCAGCTGGATGATCTATCAGTTATTGTTGAACACGCGCTGCGATGGGAAGAACGCCTGCGACAGCAGCCGCCTGCCTGA
- a CDS encoding NAD(P)/FAD-dependent oxidoreductase — MDHFETDTVIAGAGVIGLAVARALALAGQEVIVIERETLIGSHTSSRNSEVIHAGIYYPQGSLKARMCVEGKHKLYEYCAARGLNHKRCGKLIVATTPEQVAELEGIKAKAAANGVDDLTFLSRDEALALEPHLKCDGALLSPSTGIIDSHGLMMSYQGEAEEHGGAIAFGTSIERVEVTGSGFTITTGGEAAAVVTAKRFINAAGPFAPGLADQIEGLAADHKPKAYYCKGNYYSLQGRAPFERLIYPVPEAAGLGVHLTLDLGGQARFGPDTEWVDGVEYSVDPARSDGFYDAIRRYWPGLKDASLVPAYAGIRPKLNAQGEPAADFRIDGPDAHGIAGLVNLLGIESPGLTSSLAIADEVAKQVG, encoded by the coding sequence TTGGATCATTTCGAAACGGATACGGTCATTGCCGGGGCTGGTGTCATCGGCCTTGCTGTGGCGCGCGCGCTGGCTCTTGCGGGCCAGGAAGTGATTGTGATTGAGCGCGAGACGTTGATTGGCAGTCATACGAGTTCGCGCAACAGCGAAGTCATTCACGCGGGCATCTATTACCCACAGGGCTCTCTCAAGGCGCGCATGTGCGTTGAGGGCAAGCATAAGCTCTATGAGTACTGCGCGGCGCGCGGGCTCAACCACAAACGATGCGGAAAGCTGATTGTTGCGACCACCCCGGAGCAGGTTGCCGAGCTTGAAGGCATCAAGGCCAAGGCTGCCGCCAATGGTGTGGACGATCTGACATTCCTCAGTCGGGACGAAGCCCTTGCGCTTGAGCCTCACCTGAAATGTGACGGGGCGTTGCTGTCTCCCTCAACGGGCATCATCGACAGTCATGGCCTGATGATGAGCTATCAGGGCGAGGCTGAGGAGCATGGCGGGGCGATTGCCTTTGGCACCAGCATTGAGCGGGTGGAGGTGACCGGTTCGGGCTTCACTATTACCACCGGCGGGGAAGCGGCTGCGGTGGTAACAGCCAAACGGTTCATCAACGCTGCTGGTCCGTTTGCGCCTGGTCTTGCGGACCAGATTGAGGGTCTGGCGGCAGACCACAAACCCAAGGCCTATTACTGCAAGGGCAATTATTACTCTCTGCAGGGGCGCGCACCTTTTGAACGCCTGATTTATCCGGTCCCGGAAGCGGCGGGACTTGGTGTTCACTTGACGCTTGATCTTGGTGGCCAGGCGCGCTTTGGGCCTGACACGGAATGGGTGGATGGCGTTGAGTACTCGGTTGACCCTGCACGGTCTGACGGGTTTTACGACGCCATTCGGCGTTACTGGCCGGGGCTGAAAGACGCGTCGCTGGTGCCTGCCTATGCGGGCATTCGTCCAAAGTTGAATGCGCAGGGCGAGCCGGCTGCTGATTTTCGGATTGATGGGCCTGATGCCCATGGAATTGCTGGGCTGGTCAACCTGCTTGGCATCGAGTCCCCCGGACTCACATCGTCATTGGCTATTGCCGACGAAGTTGCCAAGCAGGTTGGCTAG
- a CDS encoding GDP-L-fucose synthase, protein MDLVGKRIYLAGHAGMVGSAVHRRLASEDCEVLTTTRGDVDLRDQKAVHAWMADAKPDALIVAAAKVGGILANDTQPADFLYDNLMIEANLIHAAFEAQVEKLLFLGSSCIYPKLADQPMREDALLTGPLEPTNEWYAIAKIAGIKMCQAYRKQHGCDFISAMPTNMYGFNDNFDLQSSHVLPALMVKVHNAKVNGDKSYEVWGSGAPLREFMYADDCADALVHLLQHYSGESHVNVGTGEEVSIRALAETMCEVVGFDGELVFDASKPDGTPRKLMDSSLLRGMGWSPKVQLKQGIARTYQWYLDNADSLRA, encoded by the coding sequence ATGGATCTTGTAGGCAAACGCATTTACCTGGCTGGCCATGCGGGCATGGTGGGGTCTGCCGTCCATCGCAGGCTTGCATCTGAGGACTGCGAGGTTCTGACAACGACGCGCGGCGATGTTGATCTGCGTGATCAGAAGGCTGTTCATGCCTGGATGGCCGATGCAAAGCCTGATGCTCTCATTGTCGCGGCGGCCAAGGTGGGCGGTATTCTGGCGAACGATACGCAGCCGGCTGATTTTCTCTACGACAACCTGATGATTGAGGCGAACCTCATTCATGCAGCCTTTGAGGCGCAGGTCGAGAAGCTGCTGTTTCTAGGGTCGTCGTGTATCTACCCCAAACTTGCAGATCAGCCGATGCGCGAAGACGCCCTGCTGACCGGGCCTCTTGAGCCGACAAACGAATGGTATGCGATCGCCAAGATTGCCGGCATCAAGATGTGTCAGGCCTATCGCAAACAGCATGGGTGCGATTTCATTTCGGCCATGCCCACCAATATGTACGGCTTCAACGACAATTTTGATCTGCAGTCATCCCATGTGCTGCCGGCTCTCATGGTCAAGGTGCACAATGCCAAAGTGAACGGTGACAAGAGCTATGAAGTCTGGGGCAGTGGGGCGCCTTTGCGAGAGTTCATGTATGCGGATGATTGTGCTGACGCGCTGGTGCATTTGCTTCAACACTACTCCGGCGAGAGCCACGTCAATGTGGGCACGGGAGAAGAAGTCTCGATCCGCGCGCTTGCTGAAACCATGTGTGAGGTCGTCGGGTTTGACGGTGAACTTGTGTTTGATGCCAGCAAACCGGACGGTACGCCGCGCAAGCTGATGGACAGCAGTCTGCTGCGGGGAATGGGCTGGTCGCCAAAAGTGCAATTGAAACAAGGCATTGCACGTACCTACCAGTGGTATCTGGATAATGCCGACAGTCTGCGCGCCTAG
- the gmd gene encoding GDP-mannose 4,6-dehydratase codes for MTQKTALISGVTGQDGAYLAELLLSKGYKVHGIKRRSSSFNTGRVDHLYVDPHEDDRHFEMHYGDLTDSTNLIRIVQEVQPDEIYNLAAQSHVQVSFETPEYTANSDAIGTLRFLEAMRILGMEKTARFYQASTSELYGKVQETPQSETTPFYPRSPYAAAKLYAYWITVNYREGYGMHASNGILFNHEGPTRGETFVTRKITRAVAAIELGQQDKLYLGNLDAKRDWGHARDYVEGMWRIVQQDEPDDFVLATGETHPVREFVELAFAETGVTIEWSGEGVDEKGACAKTGKVLVEVDPRYFRPTEVDLLLGDPTKAKDKLGWTHTTPFKQLVSEMVAADLALLKSNA; via the coding sequence ATGACCCAAAAAACAGCCCTTATCTCTGGTGTGACCGGGCAGGATGGCGCCTATCTGGCGGAGCTGCTGCTTTCCAAAGGCTACAAGGTGCATGGCATCAAGCGGCGGTCGTCGTCATTCAATACCGGTCGGGTGGATCATCTATATGTTGATCCGCATGAAGATGACCGGCATTTCGAGATGCACTATGGCGACCTGACAGACTCAACAAACCTCATCCGCATCGTGCAGGAAGTGCAGCCGGACGAGATTTACAATCTCGCGGCGCAGAGCCACGTGCAGGTGAGTTTTGAAACGCCCGAATACACGGCCAACTCTGATGCCATTGGTACGCTGCGCTTTCTGGAAGCCATGCGCATTCTGGGGATGGAGAAGACGGCGCGGTTCTATCAGGCATCTACGTCTGAGCTTTACGGCAAGGTGCAGGAAACCCCGCAGAGCGAAACGACACCCTTCTATCCGCGCAGTCCCTATGCTGCTGCCAAGCTGTATGCCTACTGGATTACGGTGAACTACCGCGAAGGCTATGGGATGCACGCGTCGAATGGCATCCTGTTCAATCACGAGGGCCCAACGCGTGGAGAGACTTTCGTCACGCGCAAGATCACCCGTGCCGTTGCTGCGATCGAGCTTGGTCAGCAGGACAAACTCTATCTGGGCAATCTGGACGCCAAGCGCGACTGGGGTCATGCGCGCGACTATGTGGAAGGCATGTGGCGGATTGTGCAGCAGGATGAGCCGGACGATTTTGTGCTCGCGACAGGCGAGACGCATCCGGTTCGTGAGTTTGTCGAGTTGGCCTTCGCAGAAACCGGCGTGACCATTGAATGGTCAGGTGAAGGTGTTGACGAAAAGGGTGCTTGCGCCAAGACGGGCAAGGTCCTTGTGGAAGTTGATCCGCGCTATTTCCGTCCGACCGAAGTGGACCTGTTGCTGGGTGATCCGACCAAAGCGAAGGACAAGCTGGGCTGGACGCATACGACGCCCTTCAAGCAGCTGGTTTCCGAAATGGTTGCCGCTGATCTGGCCCTTCTCAAGTCGAACGCCTGA
- the cysD gene encoding sulfate adenylyltransferase subunit CysD, which yields MDRLDQLEAQSIYILREAFNRIDNIAMLWSLGKDSNVMIWLSRKAFFGHLPFPVAHLDTGLEFDETYEFRDRYTKEWDLKLIKDECPPIEKIDPTLPPASRLAARKTAGVKEAIEKYGFNGLITGIRRDEQSMRAKERVFSPRGLDGQWDFRDQPPEFWDQYKTDYPDGTHIRIHPLLHWTELDVWRYIQREEIPLVPLYFAKDGKRFRSLGEKGITFPIDSHASNIEEIIAELETIKTEERAGRAMDHDSEDAFERLRADGYM from the coding sequence ATGGACCGTCTCGACCAGCTTGAGGCGCAGAGCATTTATATTCTGCGTGAAGCGTTCAACCGGATCGACAACATCGCGATGCTTTGGTCGTTGGGCAAAGATTCCAACGTGATGATCTGGCTCTCGCGCAAGGCATTTTTCGGACATCTGCCGTTTCCTGTAGCCCATCTCGATACGGGTCTCGAATTTGACGAGACCTATGAATTCCGGGATCGCTACACCAAGGAATGGGACCTCAAGCTCATCAAGGACGAGTGCCCTCCGATTGAGAAGATTGACCCGACCCTGCCACCTGCGTCGCGCCTTGCTGCGCGCAAGACGGCCGGTGTGAAGGAAGCGATCGAAAAGTACGGATTTAACGGTCTCATCACCGGTATCCGTCGCGACGAGCAGTCCATGCGCGCCAAGGAGCGTGTGTTCAGCCCGCGCGGCCTTGATGGCCAGTGGGACTTCCGTGACCAGCCGCCGGAGTTCTGGGACCAGTACAAGACAGACTATCCCGACGGTACGCACATTCGTATTCATCCGCTCCTGCATTGGACAGAACTCGATGTGTGGCGGTACATCCAGCGTGAAGAAATTCCTCTGGTGCCACTCTACTTTGCCAAAGACGGCAAGCGGTTCCGGTCACTCGGCGAGAAGGGCATCACCTTCCCGATTGATAGCCATGCGTCCAACATCGAAGAGATCATTGCCGAGCTTGAGACCATCAAGACCGAAGAGCGCGCAGGTCGCGCCATGGACCATGACTCGGAGGATGCTTTCGAGCGCCTTCGTGCCGATGGCTACATGTAG
- a CDS encoding GDP-mannose 4,6-dehydratase, whose protein sequence is MTQRSAFITGVTGQDGGELAKLLLSKGYRVHGLARSPDRFDWARVESAADARQNLFLHTGDMQDAGSLVGALHEARPDEIYNLAAQSNVGLSFEQPEETFDVNATGTQRLLRAMRLLGLGDTSRVYQASSSEIFGPSDGHPHTEETAFNPCSPYAESKVHAFETIRHYRDKLGVFACNGILFNHEGPYRWKGFVTRKISIAVAAKHLDIEAPLALGNLDACRDWGHVSDYVAGMWAMLQNDVPEDMILATGEARSVRSFVESAFAYVGHDVVWEGRGLDETGRDAKTGEVLVRINPKFYRPVDPPIAIGDASKARRVLGWRPRVTFQQLVHEMVQADIERLKILAAAGEAPSLVAAVAD, encoded by the coding sequence GTGACACAACGCTCCGCTTTTATTACCGGCGTCACCGGTCAGGATGGCGGTGAGCTGGCCAAGCTGTTGCTGAGCAAGGGATACCGCGTGCATGGCCTTGCCCGATCACCGGACCGGTTTGACTGGGCGCGTGTCGAGAGTGCGGCTGACGCGCGTCAGAACCTGTTTCTCCATACGGGCGACATGCAGGATGCGGGCAGTCTTGTGGGCGCGCTTCATGAGGCGCGGCCGGACGAAATCTACAATCTTGCAGCGCAGAGCAATGTGGGGCTGAGCTTCGAGCAGCCGGAGGAGACGTTTGACGTCAACGCAACTGGCACGCAGAGACTGTTGCGTGCCATGCGCCTTTTGGGGCTGGGTGACACATCGCGGGTCTATCAGGCGTCATCGTCTGAGATATTTGGACCAAGTGACGGGCATCCGCATACGGAGGAAACGGCGTTTAACCCGTGCAGTCCCTATGCTGAGTCCAAGGTGCATGCCTTTGAAACAATCCGTCACTACCGCGACAAACTAGGCGTGTTCGCCTGCAACGGCATTTTGTTCAATCACGAAGGGCCGTATCGCTGGAAAGGGTTTGTGACCCGGAAGATCTCCATCGCGGTGGCGGCCAAGCATCTGGACATCGAGGCGCCGCTGGCCCTGGGCAATCTTGATGCCTGCCGTGATTGGGGCCATGTGAGCGACTATGTGGCGGGCATGTGGGCCATGCTGCAAAACGACGTGCCCGAAGACATGATCCTGGCGACTGGTGAGGCGCGATCCGTGCGGTCTTTTGTGGAATCAGCCTTTGCCTATGTTGGCCACGACGTGGTGTGGGAGGGGCGCGGACTTGATGAGACGGGTCGGGATGCCAAAACCGGCGAAGTTCTGGTGCGCATCAACCCCAAGTTTTACCGTCCGGTTGATCCTCCAATTGCCATCGGCGATGCCTCCAAGGCACGGCGTGTTTTGGGCTGGCGTCCACGTGTCACGTTCCAGCAACTAGTTCATGAGATGGTGCAGGCCGATATTGAGCGGTTGAAGATTTTGGCGGCAGCAGGTGAGGCTCCCTCACTGGTGGCAGCTGTGGCCGACTGA
- the cysC gene encoding adenylyl-sulfate kinase, which yields MTNTSVNLASVNDDEAALAQRVRDLLRIVIVGHVDHGKSTLVGRLFHDTGSLPEGKYEAIQAMCERRGMPFEWAFLMDAMQAERDQGITIDTSQIWFKTDQRDYTIIDAPGHKEFLKNMITGAAQSDAALLIIDAAEGVREQSRRHGYLLHLMGIRQVAVAVNKMDMVDYEQEQFDLIEEEYRDYLTSIGVTPTFVIPVSAREGDNIAEQSTNMAWYKGPTVVKALDSFLPSAPTVDQALRFPIQDVYKFDTRRIIAGRLEAGSLNVGDTLVFSPSNKSAKVASIEGWSSKGEFVNPQSAQAGESVGVTLDEQIFVERGDMASHVEEAPIETDVFRARLFWLGKEPLTVGKTYKLKLNTFEARVQVQEIERIIDTTDLSATDAGQVERNQVAEIVLRSKRMLALDSFVDSPRTGRFVLIDGYDISGGGIISMEGYADQRDLITQKSTNITKVEHGITLDARAVRNGHKGGVLWLTGLSGAGKSTLAVELEKRLFEKGMNAFVLDGDNVRHGLNANLGFSPEDRAENIRRVGEVSALFAQSGAIAITSFISPYRSDRDRAREAAGEHFHEVYVAADLETCEERDPKGLYKKARTGEIKEFTGISAPYEAPDAPQLTVDTSACDIEDCVQQLVDYVEANFRV from the coding sequence ATGACCAATACATCAGTCAATCTCGCTTCAGTAAATGACGACGAAGCAGCCCTTGCCCAGCGCGTGCGCGACCTTCTGCGTATCGTGATCGTGGGGCATGTGGACCACGGCAAGTCGACACTTGTGGGCCGCCTGTTCCACGACACTGGCTCGCTGCCCGAAGGCAAGTATGAGGCCATTCAGGCCATGTGTGAGCGTCGCGGCATGCCGTTTGAGTGGGCGTTCTTGATGGACGCCATGCAGGCAGAACGTGACCAGGGCATCACAATTGATACGTCGCAGATCTGGTTCAAGACGGATCAGCGCGACTACACGATCATTGATGCGCCGGGTCACAAAGAATTCCTCAAGAACATGATCACCGGTGCTGCCCAGTCTGATGCAGCGCTGCTGATCATCGATGCCGCAGAAGGTGTGCGTGAGCAGTCACGCCGTCATGGGTATCTGCTGCACCTCATGGGCATTCGTCAGGTGGCCGTGGCCGTCAACAAGATGGACATGGTGGATTATGAGCAGGAGCAGTTCGACCTCATTGAGGAAGAATATCGCGATTACCTCACATCCATTGGTGTGACGCCGACTTTTGTTATTCCGGTGTCCGCGCGCGAAGGCGACAACATCGCCGAGCAGTCCACCAATATGGCCTGGTACAAAGGCCCAACCGTTGTGAAGGCGCTGGACAGCTTCCTGCCGTCGGCACCGACCGTGGATCAGGCGCTGCGGTTCCCTATCCAGGATGTTTACAAGTTTGATACGCGCCGCATCATTGCTGGGCGTCTTGAAGCTGGTTCCTTGAATGTGGGCGACACACTTGTGTTCTCGCCCTCAAACAAGAGCGCCAAGGTAGCGAGCATCGAAGGCTGGTCATCCAAGGGCGAGTTTGTGAACCCACAATCCGCGCAAGCCGGCGAAAGCGTTGGCGTGACCCTGGATGAACAGATTTTTGTCGAGCGTGGCGATATGGCCAGCCATGTGGAAGAAGCGCCGATTGAAACGGATGTGTTCCGTGCACGGCTTTTCTGGCTTGGCAAAGAACCTTTGACAGTCGGTAAGACGTACAAGCTCAAGCTCAACACGTTTGAGGCGCGCGTTCAGGTGCAGGAGATCGAGCGTATCATCGATACGACCGATCTTTCCGCGACGGATGCTGGTCAGGTTGAGCGCAACCAGGTGGCTGAAATCGTGTTGCGCTCCAAGCGCATGCTGGCGCTGGACAGCTTTGTGGACAGCCCGCGTACCGGCCGCTTTGTGCTGATTGATGGCTATGACATTTCCGGCGGTGGCATCATCTCCATGGAAGGGTATGCGGACCAGCGTGACCTGATCACCCAGAAGTCCACCAACATCACAAAGGTGGAGCACGGGATTACGCTGGACGCCCGTGCTGTGCGCAATGGCCACAAGGGTGGCGTGCTTTGGCTCACCGGGCTTTCAGGCGCCGGCAAATCCACACTGGCCGTCGAGCTTGAAAAGCGGCTGTTCGAAAAAGGCATGAATGCTTTTGTGCTGGACGGCGACAATGTGCGCCATGGCCTCAATGCCAATCTCGGGTTCTCACCCGAGGACCGGGCGGAGAACATTCGCCGCGTTGGTGAAGTGTCGGCGCTGTTTGCGCAGTCCGGCGCCATTGCCATCACGTCGTTTATTTCTCCCTACCGGTCTGACCGCGACAGGGCGCGTGAGGCAGCCGGTGAGCACTTCCATGAGGTGTATGTGGCGGCAGACCTCGAGACCTGTGAGGAACGTGATCCCAAGGGTCTCTACAAGAAGGCCCGTACCGGCGAGATCAAGGAATTCACTGGTATCTCGGCCCCTTATGAAGCGCCTGATGCACCGCAGCTGACGGTCGATACGTCTGCCTGTGACATCGAGGATTGCGTGCAGCAGCTGGTTGACTACGTGGAAGCGAATTTCCGCGTCTAG